The DNA window TGGTGACCGCGGCGATCGCGGTGATCGTAACGACCGCCCGGGCCGTCCTGCCCGCGAACAGAGGTAATCCGCCATGTTGCAACCCAAGCGAACCAAGTACCGCAAGGTACACAAGGGCCGCAATGAGGGCCTGAGCTGGAACGGCAATGCCGTCAGCTTCGGCGAATACGGCCTCAAGGCGACCGCTCACGGCCAGCTGACCGCGCGTCAGATCGAAGCGGCCCGCCGCTCGATCAGCCGCTACGTCAAGCGCGGCGGCAAGATGTGGATCCGCGTGTTCCCGGACAAGCCGATCACCAAGAAGCCGATCGAAGTCCGAAT is part of the Lysobacter firmicutimachus genome and encodes:
- the rplP gene encoding 50S ribosomal protein L16, whose product is MLQPKRTKYRKVHKGRNEGLSWNGNAVSFGEYGLKATAHGQLTARQIEAARRSISRYVKRGGKMWIRVFPDKPITKKPIEVRMGSGKGNVEYWVAQIQPGRMIYEIEGVAEDVAREAFRLAAAKLSVTTTFVTRTVR